From the genome of Neodiprion pinetum isolate iyNeoPine1 chromosome 3, iyNeoPine1.2, whole genome shotgun sequence, one region includes:
- the LOC124215715 gene encoding maltase A2 isoform X1, with translation MTSRRSFNPVTNARPTVISLQNLHPPVLALKCVNRSSNTEPALFAGRLRIPQAVHYDDLSWTEMNIQKPEGLLSVVLPGDLLASPSSQELLPRDEETSDCPLLTPSPPPGQMFSPLENTAIFSPLEGNPLDMTSGQTLGNFNSENGLNGYINLVTLNSSSKPLNDEPSSRDPMVESSSSSASSSGDNEPVCTQLLTQLNTAYQHLAPDAQALFYNQENGGKPPLVGIQLAVQKTPKDYRFMAWNWPLIRKACFWSFMSFLVGCVALVIGIITTMPKRCDPPVEWWQGSVFYEIFPASYQESSKIGDGIGDLKGITNRLDYLTDLGVRVIRLNSIFPAPGYPEYYGNVTTLLDIDKHLGKLEDFDNLLLAIHRRNMSLVLDLPLHPYITSNFNDGNSQMGKLSKKDKAVRERRDESASVLPTIFPVPEPTSLESIRNILTSVPPPLDPEPVTEVASAFEEQEKDHPVTEAIKFWLEKGVDGFYLKGLEHFVKETSFVELVRHWKSLVGPNRILICSIEVLDIAPSGPSENVILERFDLVDVTLNFENGTTGLKSQVDAVLNGALFRKPGYPWVHWSVGGVDTGRIASILNSTLSTNNASIAASLLGMMLPGTPSIFYGDEIGMLNCDSEDHQDIKHVHNLSPMDWEEVTDGDKFCSDIIPWLPKPPKPIKTTLVGAIRAMARLRSQVPTIYINAVYKDHQINGNCGIRYTADDLLVIERWYPRRNSYVMVANFGSKNRTKDLSSLYYGGHVVVGGVNQINHTVYFKELNILPGEAFVIKLDK, from the exons AAATGAACATCCAGAAACCGGAGGGTCTGCTGTCTGTGGTGCTGCCAGGCGATCTGCTAGCGTCGCCCAGTTCACAGGAGCTTTTGCCTCGG GACGAAGAGACGTCGGATTGTCCACTTCTGACGCCGAGTCCTCCACCAGGTCAAATGTTCAGTCCATTGGAAAACACGGCAATTTTCAGCCCTCTTGAGGGAAACCCGCTAGACATGACTTCCGGACAGACTTTGGGTAATTTCAATTCCGAAAACGGTCTGAACGGATATATAAACCTAGTCACGCTCAACAGTTCCAGTAAACCTCTGAACGACG AACCCAGCTCTAGAGATCCAATGGTAGAGTCTAGCAGTAGTAGTGCCAGCAGTAGCGGAGATAACGAACCCGTTTGTACCCAGCTCCTCACGCAGCTTAACACAGCGTACCAACACCTTGCTCCAGATGCACAGGCTCTT TTTTACAACCAGGAGAACGGCGGAAAACCCCCTTTGGTGGGAATTCAGCTAGCTGTCCAAAAAACTCCGAAGGACTACCGTTTCATGGCATGGAACTGGCCGCTTATTCGCAAGGCGTGCTTTTGGTCTTTCATGTCATTTCTTGTCGGTTGTGTGGCACTGGTCATCGGCATAATTACCACAATGCCCAAGAG ATGCGATCCACCAGTCGAATGGTGGCAGGGAAGTGTCTTCTACGAAATATTCCCGGCTTCGTATCAAGAGTCTTCGAAAATTGGTGACGGGATCGGAGATCTGAAGGGAATCACGAACCGGCTGGACTACTTGACGGATCTCGGTGTGCGAGTCATTAGATTGAATTCCATATTCCCGGCGCCGGGATATCCCGAGTATTACGGGAACGTGACGACGCTTCTCGACATCGACAAGCACCTAGGAAAGCTCGAGGATTTCGACAATCTGCTGCTGGCTATACATCGAAGGAACATGTCGCTGGTTCTGGACCTCCCTCTGCACCCCTACATAACGTCAAATTTCAATGACGGGAACTCCCAGATGGGTAAATTAAGTAAAAAGGACAAAGCTGTGAGAGAAAGAAGAGACGAGAGTGCTTCGGTGCTTCCCACAATTTTCCCGGTACCCGAACCAACCTCCCTTGAGTCCATCAGGAACATCCTCACCTCGGTACCACCGCCGCTGGATCCCGAGCCCGTAACGGAAGTTGCATCGGCTTTTGAAGAGCAGGAGAAGGATCACCCGGTGACCGAGGCTATCAAGTTTTGGCTCGAAAAAGGCGTCGATGGTTTCTACCTCAAGGGACTCGAGCACTTCGTCAAAGAAACGAGCTTCGTCGAGTTGGTCAGGCATTGGAAGTCGCTGGTGGGACCAAACAGGATCCTCATCTGCAGCATCGAGGTACTGGACATCGCGCCGTCCGGACCCTCGGAGAACGTGATTCTGGAGAGGTTCGACCTCGTTGACGTCACCTTGAACTTCGAGAACGGGACAACTGGGCTCAAGAGTCAAGTTGACGCCGTTTTGAACGGCGCGTTGTTCCGGAAACCGGGATATCCTTGGGTTCATTGGAGCGTTGGGGGAGTTGACACGGGACGAATTGCGTCCATTCTCAACAGCACTCTCAGTACGAACAATGCAAGCATAGCCGCGTCTCTTCTGGGCATGATGCTACCCGGAACTCCGAGTATATTTTACGGAGATGAG ATTGGTATGCTGAATTGCGATAGCGAAGATCATCAGGACATCAAGCATGTTCATAATCTTTCGCCAATGGATTGGGAGGAGGTTACGGACGGGGACAAATTCTGTTCCGATATTATTCCATGGCTTCCCAAACCCCCAAAACCCATAAAAACTACACTCGTTGGGGCAATTCGCGCTATGGCAAGACTTCGTTCGCAGGTACCGACGATTTACATCAATGCGGTATACAAGGATCACCAAATTAACGGGAATTGCGGAATTAG GTACACGGCAGATGATCTGCTGGTTATCGAGCGTTGGTATCCTCGGCGTAACTCGTACGTAATGGTGGCTAACTTCGGGTCAAAAAATCGTACCAAAGATTTGTCTTCTCTTTACTACGGCGGGCACGTCGTTGTCGGTGGCGTAAACCAAATCAACCACACTGTCTACTTTAAAGAGCTCAATATTCTCCCCGGTGAAGCCTTTGTCATCAAGCTGGACAAGTGA
- the LOC124215715 gene encoding maltase A2 isoform X2 — protein MNIQKPEGLLSVVLPGDLLASPSSQELLPRDEETSDCPLLTPSPPPGQMFSPLENTAIFSPLEGNPLDMTSGQTLGNFNSENGLNGYINLVTLNSSSKPLNDEPSSRDPMVESSSSSASSSGDNEPVCTQLLTQLNTAYQHLAPDAQALFYNQENGGKPPLVGIQLAVQKTPKDYRFMAWNWPLIRKACFWSFMSFLVGCVALVIGIITTMPKRCDPPVEWWQGSVFYEIFPASYQESSKIGDGIGDLKGITNRLDYLTDLGVRVIRLNSIFPAPGYPEYYGNVTTLLDIDKHLGKLEDFDNLLLAIHRRNMSLVLDLPLHPYITSNFNDGNSQMGKLSKKDKAVRERRDESASVLPTIFPVPEPTSLESIRNILTSVPPPLDPEPVTEVASAFEEQEKDHPVTEAIKFWLEKGVDGFYLKGLEHFVKETSFVELVRHWKSLVGPNRILICSIEVLDIAPSGPSENVILERFDLVDVTLNFENGTTGLKSQVDAVLNGALFRKPGYPWVHWSVGGVDTGRIASILNSTLSTNNASIAASLLGMMLPGTPSIFYGDEIGMLNCDSEDHQDIKHVHNLSPMDWEEVTDGDKFCSDIIPWLPKPPKPIKTTLVGAIRAMARLRSQVPTIYINAVYKDHQINGNCGIRYTADDLLVIERWYPRRNSYVMVANFGSKNRTKDLSSLYYGGHVVVGGVNQINHTVYFKELNILPGEAFVIKLDK, from the exons ATGAACATCCAGAAACCGGAGGGTCTGCTGTCTGTGGTGCTGCCAGGCGATCTGCTAGCGTCGCCCAGTTCACAGGAGCTTTTGCCTCGG GACGAAGAGACGTCGGATTGTCCACTTCTGACGCCGAGTCCTCCACCAGGTCAAATGTTCAGTCCATTGGAAAACACGGCAATTTTCAGCCCTCTTGAGGGAAACCCGCTAGACATGACTTCCGGACAGACTTTGGGTAATTTCAATTCCGAAAACGGTCTGAACGGATATATAAACCTAGTCACGCTCAACAGTTCCAGTAAACCTCTGAACGACG AACCCAGCTCTAGAGATCCAATGGTAGAGTCTAGCAGTAGTAGTGCCAGCAGTAGCGGAGATAACGAACCCGTTTGTACCCAGCTCCTCACGCAGCTTAACACAGCGTACCAACACCTTGCTCCAGATGCACAGGCTCTT TTTTACAACCAGGAGAACGGCGGAAAACCCCCTTTGGTGGGAATTCAGCTAGCTGTCCAAAAAACTCCGAAGGACTACCGTTTCATGGCATGGAACTGGCCGCTTATTCGCAAGGCGTGCTTTTGGTCTTTCATGTCATTTCTTGTCGGTTGTGTGGCACTGGTCATCGGCATAATTACCACAATGCCCAAGAG ATGCGATCCACCAGTCGAATGGTGGCAGGGAAGTGTCTTCTACGAAATATTCCCGGCTTCGTATCAAGAGTCTTCGAAAATTGGTGACGGGATCGGAGATCTGAAGGGAATCACGAACCGGCTGGACTACTTGACGGATCTCGGTGTGCGAGTCATTAGATTGAATTCCATATTCCCGGCGCCGGGATATCCCGAGTATTACGGGAACGTGACGACGCTTCTCGACATCGACAAGCACCTAGGAAAGCTCGAGGATTTCGACAATCTGCTGCTGGCTATACATCGAAGGAACATGTCGCTGGTTCTGGACCTCCCTCTGCACCCCTACATAACGTCAAATTTCAATGACGGGAACTCCCAGATGGGTAAATTAAGTAAAAAGGACAAAGCTGTGAGAGAAAGAAGAGACGAGAGTGCTTCGGTGCTTCCCACAATTTTCCCGGTACCCGAACCAACCTCCCTTGAGTCCATCAGGAACATCCTCACCTCGGTACCACCGCCGCTGGATCCCGAGCCCGTAACGGAAGTTGCATCGGCTTTTGAAGAGCAGGAGAAGGATCACCCGGTGACCGAGGCTATCAAGTTTTGGCTCGAAAAAGGCGTCGATGGTTTCTACCTCAAGGGACTCGAGCACTTCGTCAAAGAAACGAGCTTCGTCGAGTTGGTCAGGCATTGGAAGTCGCTGGTGGGACCAAACAGGATCCTCATCTGCAGCATCGAGGTACTGGACATCGCGCCGTCCGGACCCTCGGAGAACGTGATTCTGGAGAGGTTCGACCTCGTTGACGTCACCTTGAACTTCGAGAACGGGACAACTGGGCTCAAGAGTCAAGTTGACGCCGTTTTGAACGGCGCGTTGTTCCGGAAACCGGGATATCCTTGGGTTCATTGGAGCGTTGGGGGAGTTGACACGGGACGAATTGCGTCCATTCTCAACAGCACTCTCAGTACGAACAATGCAAGCATAGCCGCGTCTCTTCTGGGCATGATGCTACCCGGAACTCCGAGTATATTTTACGGAGATGAG ATTGGTATGCTGAATTGCGATAGCGAAGATCATCAGGACATCAAGCATGTTCATAATCTTTCGCCAATGGATTGGGAGGAGGTTACGGACGGGGACAAATTCTGTTCCGATATTATTCCATGGCTTCCCAAACCCCCAAAACCCATAAAAACTACACTCGTTGGGGCAATTCGCGCTATGGCAAGACTTCGTTCGCAGGTACCGACGATTTACATCAATGCGGTATACAAGGATCACCAAATTAACGGGAATTGCGGAATTAG GTACACGGCAGATGATCTGCTGGTTATCGAGCGTTGGTATCCTCGGCGTAACTCGTACGTAATGGTGGCTAACTTCGGGTCAAAAAATCGTACCAAAGATTTGTCTTCTCTTTACTACGGCGGGCACGTCGTTGTCGGTGGCGTAAACCAAATCAACCACACTGTCTACTTTAAAGAGCTCAATATTCTCCCCGGTGAAGCCTTTGTCATCAAGCTGGACAAGTGA